Proteins co-encoded in one Saccharomyces cerevisiae S288C chromosome II, complete sequence genomic window:
- the MCM2 gene encoding MCM DNA helicase complex subunit MCM2 (Protein involved in DNA replication; component of the Mcm2-7 hexameric helicase complex that binds chromatin as a part of the pre-replicative complex; binds and transfers parental H3-H4 to Pol32p facilitating the transfer of parental histones to the lagging strand via Pol1p during DNA replication; relative distribution to the nucleus increases upon DNA replication stress): MSDNRRRRREEDDSDSENELPPSSPQQHFRGGMNPVSSPIGSPDMINPEGDDNEVDDVPDIDEVEEQMNEVDLMDDNMYEDYAADHNRDRYDPDQVDDREQQELSLSERRRIDAQLNERDRLLRNVAYIDDEDEEQEGAAQLDEMGLPVQRRRRRRQYEDLENSDDDLLSDMDIDPLREELTLESLSNVKANSYSEWITQPNVSRTIARELKSFLLEYTDETGRSVYGARIRTLGEMNSESLEVNYRHLAESKAILALFLAKCPEEMLKIFDLVAMEATELHYPDYARIHSEIHVRISDFPTIYSLRELRESNLSSLVRVTGVVTRRTGVFPQLKYVKFNCLKCGSILGPFFQDSNEEIRISFCTNCKSKGPFRVNGEKTVYRNYQRVTLQEAPGTVPPGRLPRHREVILLADLVDVSKPGEEVEVTGIYKNNYDGNLNAKNGFPVFATIIEANSIKRREGNTANEGEEGLDVFSWTEEEEREFRKISRDRGIIDKIISSMAPSIYGHRDIKTAVACSLFGGVPKNVNGKHSIRGDINVLLLGDPGTAKSQILKYVEKTAHRAVFATGQGASAVGLTASVRKDPITKEWTLEGGALVLADKGVCLIDEFDKMNDQDRTSIHEAMEQQSISISKAGIVTTLQARCSIIAAANPNGGRYNSTLPLAQNVSLTEPILSRFDILCVVRDLVDEEADERLATFVVDSHVRSHPENDEDREGEELKNNGESAIEQGEDEINEQLNARQRRLQRQRKKEEEISPIPQELLMKYIHYARTKIYPKLHQMDMDKVSRVYADLRRESISTGSFPITVRHLESILRIAESFAKMRLSEFVSSYDLDRAIKVVVDSFVDAQKVSVRRQLRRSFAIYTLGH, encoded by the coding sequence ATGTCTGATAATAGAAGACGTAGACGTGAGGAAGATGATTCGGACTCAGAAAATGAGCTACCGCCATCCTCACCTCAGCAACATTTTAGAGGGGGGATGAACCCAGTTTCATCACCTATTGGTTCTCCAGATATGATTAACCCTGAAGGTGACGATAATGAAGTTGACGATGTACCagatattgatgaagttgAAGAACAAATGAACGAAGTAGATTTGATGGACGATAATATGTATGAGGATTATGCGGCTGATCATAATAGAGATAGATATGATCCAGATCAAGTTGACGACAGGGAACAACAAGAACTATCTTTAAGCGAACGTCGCCGCATTGATGCTCAACTAAATGAAAGAGATAGGCTATTGAGAAATGTTGCCTACATAGATGACGAGGACgaagaacaagaaggtGCAGCGCAACTTGATGAAATGGGCCTTCCTGTGCAAAGACGAAGAAGGAGAAGGCAGTATGAGGACTTAGAGAATAGTGATGACGATCTATTGAGTGACATGGACATTGACCCATTAAGAGAAGAACTTACTTTAGAATCTCTGAGTAACGTTAAGGCTAACAGTTACTCGGAATGGATAACACAACCTAATGTCTCAAGAACTATTGCCAGAGAGTTAAAATCATTCCTGCTGGAATATACAGATGAAACGGGTCGTTCTGTATATGGTGCACGTATTAGAACATTAGGTGAAATGAATTCTGAATCTTTGGAGGTTAATTATAGACACTTAGCGGAGTCCAAAGCCATCCTGGCACTATTTTTAGCTAAATGTCCAGAagaaatgttgaaaatattcGATCTCGTGGCTATGGAGGCAACAGAATTGCATTACCCAGATTATGCCCGTATTCACTCCGAAATTCACGTAAGAATCTCTGATTTTCCAACAATATACAGTTTACGTGAATTGCGTGAGTCTAATTTGTCCTCTCTAGTACGCGTCACTGGGGTGGTGACAAGAAGAACAGGAGTCTTCCCTCAATTAAAATATGTCAAATTCAATTGTTTGAAATGTGGCTCCATTTTGGGcccattttttcaagattctaatgaagaaattagaaTCTCATTCTGTACAAACTGCAAATCAAAAGGTCCCTTTAGAGTCAATGGAGAAAAAACTGTGTACCGAAATTATCAAAGGGTTACGCTCCAGGAAGCTCCCGGAACCGTTCCTCCAGGCCGTCTACCAAGACATAGAGAAGTCATTTTGTTGGCGGATTTGGTAGATGTATCCAAGCCAGGTGAAGAGGTAGAAGTTACCGGCATCTACAAAAATAACTACGATGGTAACTTGAATGCAAAGAACGGATTCCCCGTTTTTGCAACAATTATCGAGGCAAATtctataaaaagaagagaggGCAATACAGCTAACGAAGGCGAAGAAGGGTTGGATGTTTTCAGTTGgactgaagaagaagaacgtGAATTTAGAAAGATTTCTAGGGATCGTGGTataattgataaaattatatCATCGATGGCACCGTCTATCTATGGTCATAGAGATATTAAAACTGCAGTCGCGTGCTCATTATTTGGAGGTGTTCCAAAAAACGTCAATGGAAAACATTCTATTCGTGGTGATATCAATGTGTTATTATTAGGTGATCCAGGTACTGCCAAATCTCAAATCTTAAAATACGTCGAGAAAACAGCGCATAGAGCGGTCTTTGCAACTGGTCAGGGTGCTTCGGCTGTCGGTCTGACAGCATCCGTCAGAAAAGATCCTATTACTAAAGAATGGACCTTAGAAGGGGGGGCGCTAGTATTGGCTGATAAGGGTGTTTGTTTAATTGATGAATTCGATAAGATGAACGATCAGGATCGTACATCTATTCATGAGGCTATGGAACAGCAAAGTATTTCCATTTCCAAGGCCGGTATTGTTACTACATTACAAGCGCGCTGCTCAATTATTGCTGCGGCAAATCCTAATGGTGGTAGATATAATTCAACCTTGCCTTTAGCTCAGAATGTTAGTTTGACCGAGCCTATTCTGTCtagatttgatattttatgTGTTGTCAGAGACCttgttgatgaagaggCAGACGAAAGATTGGCCACATTTGTTGTCGATTCTCATGTAAGATCTCATCCAGAAAACGATGAAGATCGAGAAGGCGAAGAGcttaaaaataatggcGAATCGGCGATAGAACAAGgagaagatgaaataaatGAGCAGCTTAATGCAAGGCAAAGAAGACTTCAAAGACAAAGGAAGAAGGAGGAAGAGATCTCGCCTATTCCACAGGaattattgatgaaatatATTCACTATGCGAGGACAAAAATATACCCTAAATTGCATCAGATGGATATGGATAAGGTTAGCAGGGTATATGCGGATTTGAGAAGAGAAAGTATTTCTACAGGTTCGTTTCCAATCACAGTTCGTCATTTAGAATCTATTCTAAGAATTGCAGAATCTTTTGCTAAAATGAGATTATCTGAATTTGTGTCTTCTTATGATTTGGATAGAGCTATCAAAGTTGTAGTTGATTCCTTTGTTGATGCCCAAAAAGTCAGTGTTCGCCGCCAACTCCGCAGGTCTTTCGCAATTTATACCTTGGGTCACTAA